A window of Clostridia bacterium genomic DNA:
ATGGGTGCAGGTAGGATTCTACATTATCTATTTTAAAAGAATAGGGAGGGAAGAAAATGATATCTATAGGTATTGATATTTCTAAAGACAAATCCACTATTTGTGCTCTTAAAAGTGGTAGTGAGACCATTTGGAAACCATTTGATTTAAAGCATTTACAAAGTGATATGCAAAGCTTCATATCCAAACTTGAAGCTTTAACAGGAGAACTACGAATAGTTATGGAAGCTACAGGGAAGTACCATTTACCAATACTGTACTCATTAAAATCAAAAGGGTACTTTGTTACAGTAGTTAATCCTTTAAAGATGAAGCAATTCTGCCGTTCAATGAGTTTTCGTAAGGCTAAAAATGACAATATTGATTCAAGATTAATTGCTGAGTATGGACTAATTTATTGGCATAAACTAGAAGAATATAAATTAGATAGAGAAGTTTATCAGAACTTGAAATACTTAAATCGTTCCTATCATCATTATATGGACTTGAGGATTAGTCAAATGAATTTTCTAGATACTTTCATTGATCAAGTCTTTCCAGGCTTGAAAAAGATTTTACCCCATGGCTCAGGAGACTTTAGCAAGGATAAATTATTAGATTTTTTAGAAGTTTGGTGGCATAAGGATGTGGTTATTAGCCAAGACGAAGAAGAATTTATTAAAGTTTATCAAAAGTGGGCAAAAGAAAAGAGATACCATCCTAATGCCAAG
This region includes:
- a CDS encoding IS110 family transposase; its protein translation is MISIGIDISKDKSTICALKSGSETIWKPFDLKHLQSDMQSFISKLEALTGELRIVMEATGKYHLPILYSLKSKGYFVTVVNPLKMKQFCRSMSFRKAKNDNIDSRLIAEYGLIYWHKLEEYKLDREVYQNLKYLNRSYHHYMDLRISQMNFLDTFIDQVFPGLKKILPHGSGDFSKDKLLDFLEVWWHKDVVISQDEEEFIKVYQKWAKEKRYHPNAKKAQAIYEVALEGISTQPSNSPYIKADVYESIQLVKRINQSLNCILSQMLDLAEPLEEFQEAKKFSGISDKLAVQITAEFGDLSKFRNKKCLISFVGIDAPTYESGDFKGSRRKISKRGNAILRKVGYQAMKCMMGAKNPENPVYCYMVKKEEEGKAKKVSKFAGLNKFLRIYYARVIEIKEEKASKKAA